In a genomic window of Halobiforma lacisalsi AJ5:
- a CDS encoding tetratricopeptide repeat protein yields MTDPADDRDHDFSEGEGFDDPYDEFDLDPPELGVDPSKVDPVDSRVVTDTLDEHTIDHEDVDAHELIDVGLNYMQINRYEQATEAFERAASFADDDRVEQEAWVNKGVAHAELEEYDEAIGAHREALRIDDSSEHAATAETNLAYALWEFGETAQALEHAERAVEIDERFAEGWFNRAFFLSERGLAEEALHCIDNAIRLGLRNAKVLEEKAEILEELGEYDEAEEIAEEANEMLEQAEQRIMEDRMDGRGQAGGAGAGGAGGAGGPGGQAPFGEAGEEPLDDLADPGRRTGEERTERDREFELE; encoded by the coding sequence ATGACCGACCCAGCGGACGACCGCGACCACGACTTCTCCGAAGGGGAGGGGTTCGACGATCCGTACGACGAGTTCGACCTCGACCCGCCCGAACTCGGCGTCGACCCGTCGAAGGTCGACCCCGTCGACTCCCGGGTGGTGACGGACACGCTCGACGAGCACACCATCGACCACGAGGACGTCGACGCGCACGAACTCATCGACGTCGGCCTGAACTACATGCAGATCAACCGCTACGAGCAGGCCACCGAGGCCTTCGAGCGGGCCGCCTCCTTCGCCGACGACGACCGCGTCGAACAGGAGGCGTGGGTCAACAAGGGCGTTGCCCACGCCGAACTCGAGGAGTACGACGAGGCGATCGGGGCCCACCGCGAGGCCCTGCGGATCGACGACTCGAGCGAGCATGCCGCGACCGCGGAGACGAACCTCGCGTACGCGCTCTGGGAGTTCGGCGAGACCGCCCAGGCCTTGGAACACGCCGAGCGAGCCGTCGAGATCGACGAACGGTTCGCCGAGGGCTGGTTCAACCGCGCGTTCTTCCTCTCGGAGCGCGGCCTGGCCGAGGAGGCCTTACACTGCATCGACAACGCGATCCGACTCGGCCTGCGTAACGCGAAGGTCCTCGAGGAGAAAGCCGAGATCCTCGAGGAACTCGGCGAGTACGACGAGGCCGAGGAGATCGCCGAGGAGGCAAACGAGATGCTCGAGCAGGCCGAACAGCGAATCATGGAGGATCGCATGGACGGCCGTGGGCAGGCTGGCGGCGCTGGCGCGGGCGGTGCCGGCGGCGCTGGAGGCCCCGGCGGACAGGCCCCGTTCGGCGAAGCCGGCGAGGAACCGCTCGATGACCTCGCGGACCCCGGCCGGCGAACCGGCGAGGAGCGCACCGAGCGCGACCGCGAGTTCGAACTCGAGTAG
- a CDS encoding HD domain-containing protein, with protein sequence MLEQVRRRARPYFEDAPPAHDWNHVRRVEALAETLAERRSPDPVADERVLKLAVLLHDVGRAKEDRGEIDDHAAWGADEAERILEDLGADPDVVDRVRHCVAAHRYSTDPDPETLEAKLLSDADNLDALGAVGIARVFSYGGEMGSPIHGSAVLPTDAPEAHPEGESQYGHIHEKILDLPERMYTDVGRELADERASFVREYVARFDAEVRGDR encoded by the coding sequence ATGCTCGAGCAGGTCAGACGCCGTGCTCGCCCGTACTTCGAAGACGCCCCTCCCGCACACGACTGGAACCACGTGCGCCGCGTGGAGGCCCTCGCGGAGACGCTCGCCGAACGCCGTTCCCCGGATCCCGTCGCCGACGAACGGGTCCTGAAACTCGCCGTCCTCCTCCACGACGTCGGCCGCGCGAAGGAGGACCGCGGCGAGATCGACGACCACGCGGCCTGGGGGGCGGACGAGGCCGAACGGATCCTCGAGGACCTGGGCGCCGACCCCGACGTCGTCGACCGCGTTCGGCACTGCGTCGCGGCCCACCGGTACTCGACCGATCCGGACCCCGAAACGCTCGAGGCGAAACTCCTGTCGGACGCCGACAACCTCGACGCCCTCGGCGCGGTCGGGATCGCCCGGGTGTTCTCCTACGGCGGCGAGATGGGGTCGCCGATCCACGGGTCGGCGGTCCTTCCGACCGACGCGCCGGAGGCCCACCCGGAGGGCGAGAGCCAGTACGGCCACATCCACGAGAAGATCCTCGACCTGCCCGAGCGGATGTACACCGACGTCGGGCGCGAACTCGCCGACGAGCGCGCGTCGTTCGTCCGGGAGTACGTCGCCCGGTTCGACGCGGAGGTTCGCGGCGACCGATGA
- the sufU gene encoding Fe-S cluster assembly sulfur transfer protein SufU, with amino-acid sequence MGLGSDMYRQQILDHYKNPRNYGELEDPTFTHVGENPMCGDEIRIDVKLAEDGESDDEETIKQVAFSGDGCAISQASASMLSKELQGKTVEELLEMDRDDVVDMLGVDISPMRVKCAVLAEKVAQDGAKIHRDELDVDKTTTED; translated from the coding sequence ATGGGACTGGGCTCGGACATGTACCGACAGCAGATCCTCGACCACTACAAGAACCCCCGTAACTACGGGGAACTCGAGGATCCCACCTTCACCCACGTCGGCGAGAACCCGATGTGCGGCGACGAGATTCGGATCGACGTAAAACTCGCGGAAGACGGCGAAAGCGACGACGAGGAGACCATCAAGCAGGTCGCCTTCTCCGGTGACGGCTGTGCGATCAGCCAGGCCTCCGCGAGCATGCTCTCGAAGGAACTCCAGGGCAAGACCGTCGAGGAACTCCTCGAGATGGACCGCGACGACGTCGTCGACATGCTCGGGGTCGACATCTCGCCGATGCGGGTCAAGTGTGCTGTCCTGGCGGAGAAGGTCGCCCAGGATGGCGCGAAGATCCACCGGGACGAACTCGACGTCGACAAGACGACGACCGAGGACTAG
- a CDS encoding aminotransferase class V-fold PLP-dependent enzyme codes for MSSQDLESLDVEGIRQQFPILQREFDGQQVVYLDNAATTQTPDPVVDAMSDYYRQYNANVHRGIHHLSQEASIAYEEAHDRVAEFINADGREEVIFTKNTTESENLLAYSWGLNELEPGDEIVLTEMEHHASLVTWQQIGKRTGADVKYIRIDDSGRLDMDHARELITDDTEIVSAVHVSNTLGTVNPVGELTDLAHEHGALSFIDGAQAVPNRPVDVAEIGADFYAFSGHKMAGPTGIGVLYGKRELLEEMEPYLYGGGMIRKVTFEESTWGELPWKFEPGTPPIAEAVGLHAAIDWLEDIGMDRIRAHEQELAAYAYDRLDGEGDVEIYGPEAGSDRGGLVSFNLEGVHAHDLTSILNDHTVAVRAGDHCTQPLHDKLGVPASTRASFYVYNTREEVDRLVAALDDARQLFA; via the coding sequence ATGAGTTCCCAGGACCTCGAGTCGCTCGACGTCGAGGGGATCCGCCAGCAGTTCCCCATTCTACAGCGGGAGTTCGACGGCCAGCAGGTCGTCTACCTCGACAACGCCGCGACGACCCAGACGCCCGACCCGGTCGTCGACGCGATGAGCGACTACTACCGTCAGTACAACGCGAACGTCCACCGCGGGATCCACCACCTGAGCCAGGAGGCCTCGATCGCCTACGAGGAGGCCCACGACCGCGTCGCCGAGTTCATCAACGCGGACGGCCGCGAGGAGGTCATCTTCACCAAGAACACGACCGAGAGCGAGAACCTGCTCGCCTACTCCTGGGGCCTGAACGAACTCGAGCCTGGCGACGAGATCGTCCTCACGGAGATGGAACACCACGCCTCGCTGGTGACCTGGCAACAGATCGGCAAGCGCACCGGCGCGGACGTGAAGTACATCCGAATCGACGACTCGGGCCGGCTCGACATGGACCACGCCCGCGAACTGATCACCGACGACACCGAGATCGTCTCGGCGGTCCACGTCTCGAACACGCTCGGCACCGTCAACCCGGTGGGCGAACTCACCGATCTGGCCCACGAACACGGCGCGCTCTCGTTCATCGACGGTGCACAGGCCGTCCCCAACCGGCCGGTCGACGTGGCGGAGATCGGCGCCGACTTCTACGCCTTCTCGGGGCACAAGATGGCCGGACCCACGGGGATCGGCGTTCTCTACGGAAAGCGGGAACTGCTCGAGGAGATGGAGCCGTACCTCTACGGCGGCGGCATGATCCGCAAGGTCACCTTCGAGGAATCGACCTGGGGTGAACTGCCCTGGAAGTTCGAACCCGGGACGCCGCCGATCGCGGAGGCCGTCGGCCTCCACGCGGCCATCGACTGGCTCGAGGACATCGGCATGGACCGAATCCGGGCCCACGAGCAGGAACTCGCGGCCTACGCCTACGACCGCCTCGACGGCGAGGGCGACGTCGAGATCTACGGCCCCGAGGCCGGTTCGGATCGTGGCGGCCTCGTCAGCTTCAACCTCGAGGGCGTCCACGCCCACGACCTGACCTCGATCCTGAACGATCACACGGTCGCGGTCCGGGCGGGCGACCACTGTACTCAGCCGCTGCACGACAAGCTCGGAGTTCCGGCATCGACGCGGGCGTCGTTCTACGTCTACAACACGCGCGAGGAGGTCGACAGGCTGGTCGCGGCGCTGGACGACGCACGGCAGTTGTTCGCGTAA
- a CDS encoding 50S ribosomal protein L39e gives MGKKSKGKKKRLAKLENQNSRVPAWVMMKTDMEVQRNPKRRNWRRSDTDE, from the coding sequence ATGGGTAAGAAATCGAAGGGCAAGAAAAAGCGTCTTGCCAAACTCGAGAACCAGAACAGCCGCGTTCCGGCCTGGGTCATGATGAAGACCGACATGGAGGTCCAGCGGAACCCGAAGCGACGCAACTGGCGACGTAGCGACACCGACGAATAA
- a CDS encoding DUF424 domain-containing protein: protein MIVNERETEEGLLVAVCDTDVLGETFESESVSLTVTEEFYGGDEVDETAVVDSLARADVANIVGTRSVELAVEEGFVDEANVLEVGSTRHAQLLRLY from the coding sequence ATGATCGTCAACGAACGGGAGACCGAGGAGGGACTGCTCGTCGCCGTCTGTGACACGGACGTCCTCGGCGAGACCTTCGAGTCAGAGTCCGTCTCGCTGACGGTTACCGAGGAGTTCTACGGCGGCGACGAGGTCGACGAGACCGCCGTCGTCGACAGCCTCGCCCGCGCCGACGTGGCAAACATCGTCGGCACCCGCTCGGTCGAACTCGCCGTCGAGGAGGGGTTCGTCGACGAGGCGAACGTCCTCGAGGTCGGCTCGACGCGACACGCGCAGTTGTTGCGGCTGTACTGA
- the thpR gene encoding RNA 2',3'-cyclic phosphodiesterase, translating to MRLFVSVDLPDELADPVADLQAEFDDASGLSFTDPEQAHVTLKFLGDVDEDRLPDLQRELAAAVEDAGIDPFTARFGGLGVFPTLEYISVLWLGAETGGNELTALHEAIEERTTAMGFDEEDHEFTPHVTLARMEHAGGKELVQDLVRERDPTVGETTVEEVRLTESTLTDEGPVYSTVERFPLE from the coding sequence ATGCGACTGTTCGTCAGCGTCGACCTCCCCGACGAACTCGCCGACCCCGTCGCCGACCTCCAGGCGGAGTTCGACGACGCAAGCGGCCTGAGCTTCACCGATCCCGAACAGGCCCACGTCACCCTGAAGTTCCTCGGCGACGTGGACGAAGATCGCCTGCCCGACCTCCAGCGGGAACTCGCGGCTGCCGTCGAGGACGCGGGCATCGACCCCTTCACCGCGCGGTTCGGCGGCCTGGGGGTCTTCCCGACCCTCGAATACATCAGCGTCCTCTGGCTCGGGGCCGAGACCGGCGGTAACGAACTGACGGCGCTGCACGAGGCGATCGAGGAGCGAACGACGGCGATGGGCTTCGACGAGGAGGACCACGAGTTCACGCCACACGTCACCCTCGCCCGAATGGAACACGCCGGCGGAAAGGAACTGGTCCAGGACCTCGTCCGGGAGCGGGATCCGACCGTCGGCGAGACGACGGTCGAGGAGGTCCGACTGACCGAGAGCACCCTCACCGACGAGGGACCGGTGTACTCGACGGTCGAGCGGTTCCCGCTCGAGTGA
- a CDS encoding hydroxysqualene dehydroxylase: MIESDVAVVGGGIGGLTAAHELAERGFDVTVLEANDRFGGKARSMPIADTSGGTEPTTESMDAPPLHGEHGFRFFPAFYRHVTDTMERIPDGEFEFEGGSGGTVADNLVETSATLIANVDGPPQIAETSTPDTLRGWLEALRPAFAEDLPREDVRFLLERLLYLLTACDDRREDELDDVSWWEFIDAENRSQEFRDRLAYATQALVALRPQVGSARTIGTIYLQLLFGQLDPTQPTEQVLNAPTSVAWIDPWVRYLEGLGVDLRANAPVRALEFDGRRITGATLADGARVVADEFVLAVPVEVAPEFVTPELARAAPELGRIERLDTAWMNGIQFYLSEDVELTRGHQVYADSPWALTSISQRQFWRDHEYDVGERGPDEVEGVLSAIASDWDTPGIVYGKPARQCTREEIATEVWAQLKAHLNVTGTTLSDDLLVDWFLDPSIVEVDDPGDGDRVENRSPLLINTAGSLRNRPPADVGVPNLTLAADYVRTNSDLASMESANEAGRRAANAILERHARGSYVPAEIWELREPAAFEPFKRQDRVRYRLGLPHPAEVTQSVRSLTRRLGGRA, encoded by the coding sequence ATGATAGAGTCCGACGTTGCCGTCGTCGGTGGCGGAATCGGCGGCCTCACCGCGGCCCACGAACTCGCCGAGCGCGGGTTCGACGTGACCGTCCTCGAGGCGAACGATCGGTTCGGCGGCAAGGCAAGGTCGATGCCGATCGCCGACACGAGCGGCGGGACCGAGCCGACCACCGAATCGATGGACGCGCCACCGCTGCACGGCGAACACGGCTTTCGCTTCTTCCCGGCGTTCTACCGGCACGTGACCGACACGATGGAGCGGATTCCGGACGGCGAGTTCGAGTTCGAAGGCGGGAGCGGGGGAACCGTCGCCGACAACCTCGTCGAAACCAGCGCGACCCTGATCGCCAACGTCGACGGGCCGCCCCAGATCGCCGAAACCAGCACGCCGGACACCCTCCGGGGATGGCTCGAGGCGCTGCGGCCGGCGTTCGCGGAGGACCTGCCCCGGGAGGACGTCCGGTTTCTCCTCGAGCGATTGCTGTACCTGCTGACGGCCTGTGACGACCGCCGGGAGGACGAACTCGACGACGTCTCCTGGTGGGAGTTCATCGACGCCGAGAATCGCTCCCAGGAGTTCCGCGATCGGCTGGCCTACGCCACGCAGGCGCTGGTCGCGCTGCGCCCGCAGGTCGGCAGCGCACGGACGATCGGGACGATCTACCTCCAGTTGCTGTTCGGCCAGCTCGATCCCACGCAACCGACCGAGCAAGTGCTGAACGCGCCGACCAGCGTCGCCTGGATCGACCCCTGGGTGCGCTACCTAGAGGGGCTGGGCGTCGACCTCCGGGCGAACGCGCCGGTTCGCGCCCTCGAGTTCGACGGCCGCCGGATCACCGGGGCGACGCTGGCCGACGGCGCGCGGGTCGTCGCCGACGAGTTCGTTCTCGCGGTGCCGGTCGAGGTGGCCCCCGAGTTCGTCACGCCCGAACTCGCGCGGGCGGCCCCCGAACTGGGCCGGATCGAGCGCCTCGACACCGCCTGGATGAACGGGATCCAGTTCTACCTCTCGGAAGACGTCGAGTTGACGCGGGGCCACCAGGTCTACGCGGACTCGCCGTGGGCGCTGACGTCGATCTCACAGCGGCAGTTCTGGCGCGACCACGAGTACGACGTCGGAGAGCGCGGCCCCGACGAGGTGGAGGGCGTGCTCTCGGCGATCGCCTCCGACTGGGACACGCCCGGGATCGTCTACGGGAAACCGGCGAGGCAGTGTACCCGCGAGGAGATCGCGACGGAAGTCTGGGCGCAGTTGAAGGCCCACCTGAACGTCACCGGGACGACGCTGTCGGACGACCTGCTGGTCGACTGGTTCCTCGACCCGTCGATCGTCGAGGTCGACGACCCGGGCGACGGCGACCGCGTCGAGAACCGCTCGCCGCTGTTGATCAACACCGCCGGCTCCCTGCGGAACCGCCCGCCGGCCGACGTCGGTGTCCCGAACCTGACGCTCGCCGCGGACTACGTCCGGACGAACTCCGATCTCGCCTCCATGGAGTCGGCCAACGAGGCCGGCCGCCGGGCGGCCAACGCCATCCTCGAGCGCCATGCACGAGGGTCGTACGTTCCCGCCGAGATCTGGGAGTTGAGAGAGCCGGCGGCGTTCGAGCCGTTCAAGCGCCAGGACCGGGTCCGCTACCGCCTGGGGCTGCCCCACCCTGCGGAGGTCACCCAGTCGGTCCGGTCGCTCACCAGGCGCCTCGGTGGCCGGGCGTGA